A region of the Gammaproteobacteria bacterium genome:
CAGTTTATCCAAGACCAACCCGCAATGCGAGTGGCCGGCCGCGGGGTTGCTACCCGCTGAAGGTCGCGATCTCGCGCAGGGACTTCTTGCCGATGACGGGCACCCTGGCGTCGTCCGCCGGATACCCCACCACCAGCAACAGGAAGGGGCGCTCGTTTTTCGGACGGCCCAGGATGCGGTTCAGGAAGCCCATGGGGCTGGGCGTGTGGGTGAGCGATGCCAGGCCGGCGTGATGGAGGGCCGTGATGAGCAGCCCCGTGGCGATGCCGACCGACTCGGTCACGTAGTAGTTCTTGCGGCGGGTCCCGTCGGGGAGCAGAGCGTAGCTCTCGGCGAAGATCACGATCAGGTACGGCGCGACCTCCAGGAAGGGCTTGTGTTCGTCGGTGCCCAGGGGTTCGAGCGCCCGCAGCCATTCGTCCGGCGCCCGTCCCCGGTAGAAGGCCCGCTCCTCGTCTTCCGCGGCCTCGCGGATCTGCTTCTTCACCGTGGGGTCGCTCACCACGACGAAGTGCCAGGGCTGGTGGTTGGCGCCGTTGGGGGCGGAACCGGCGGCGAGCAGGCAGTCCTCGATGATCCCGCGCGGCACGGAGCGCGGTGAGAAGTCGCGCACCGTGCGCCGGCGGCGGACTTCCTCGCGGAACGCGCGCGCACGGGCGCGCATCTCCCGGACGGGATACTCCCGATAGTCTTCCAGCGGCATCAGCCGGACGCTCATCGCCTGTTCTCGATCATCTCGACGATCATGCGGCGGCTTTCGGGATTCCACTCCGGCGGCTCCGGAGCGCTGGCGATCTCGAGCCCCAGGTAGAAGATGAGCCGGGTCAGGCGCGCTCCCTTTTCGGCGTCGATCAGCTCGACCTCGTCGCTCGGCCGGTGGTAGTCGTCGTGGGTCCCGTTGAAGAAGAAGAGGACCGGCACGCCGTTGCGCGCGAAGTTGTAGTGGTCCGAACGGAAGTAGAAGTTCTCGTCCGGCCACAGGTCGTCGATGGCGGTCATGCCGAGCTCGGGATGCGCCGCGTTGACGCGTTGCAGGGTCGCCCCCAGATCCGAGTGCTCCTTGCCGATGGCCACGATGGTGTCGGGCCAGTTGCGGCCCACCATGTCCATGTTGAGGTTGGCCACCATGCGCCCCGAGGCGACCGGTTCCGGCGGGTCGTCGGCGTAGGCGCGGCTTCCGTGCAGGCCCCGCTCCTCCCCGCTCACCAGCAGGAACACCGTCGACCGCGCCGGCGGCTCTTCGAGGGCGGCAAACGCCTCGGCGATCTCGATGACCGCGGCCGTTCCGGAGGCGTCGTCGTCGGCGCCGTTGTAGATGCTGTCCCCGCTCGCGTCCGGATCCCGCACTCCCACGTGGTCCATGTGGGCGCTGAACACGACGTACTCGTTCCGCAGTTCCGGATCGCTGCCCGTCAGCACGGCGGCCACGTTGGGCGCGTCGATCGCAGGGGCTTCGAGATCAACTATCCGGGGACGGAAAGAGTAGCGCTGGATGAACTCGCCCCCGCCACCACCCGGTTCGAGTCCCATTGCAGCGAGCTCTCCCGCAATCCAGCGCGCGGCCTCCTCGATCTCCGGGCTCGGCGTGGCCCGGCCCCGCATGGAGTCGTGGGCCAGAATCGCCACCCGGTCCAGAAAGTCGGCTTCGGTGATGGTCGCGGCGGCCGCCCGAGCGTCCCTGGACGAGCCGGACAAGGAGTCTCCCGCTTCGTCGTCGCCCGCGCACGCGCCGACCGCGAAACAGGCCAGCATCCCTCCGATCACGCGCCAATCGCTTCCCTTCAATCTCACGGCCTTGCTCCCTGCTGCGGCAGTTTTCCAGCCTGGCGGGCGACGGACCGCCCGCCTTTCAACGACGGAAATCCATCATCGGCTGTCAAGATGCTGGCACTCAGGCCTTCTGCTGCTGATCGACATGTCGCTGGTCGCCGGGACCGCGGAGATCCGCCGACGCTGCGCTCAATACCAAAGCCCCCGAACCCGCTTCCACGGGCTCGGGGGCCTCACCACCCCACCCCACATCTCGACTCAGCCGATACTCATTCCCTCGAACCGGCCAGGGAAATGTTCGGAACGTCCTTCAAGGAAGAGATGGGTCGAGCGTCACGCGCCAGAAGCCGCAGATTGCGAGCTTCCCGGTACCTCCCTTCATCCTCCGCCCTCGATGCCGCTCTTCCCAGGTGCCTGATTCGTTCTTCCGTGCTCATCCCACTCCCCCTGTCTTCCGGGCCTACGCGACCGGCGCATGCCCGGTTTCAGCCAGGTCCGCCTGGCAGGACATAGAGCAAGAGTCGTGCCAAACTTGGCAACGGACCGCCCCGAGGTGGCCCGCCGGTTTGCCATGCCGATCCGGCCCCCGTAGGCTCAGGGCTCGCACCCCCGCCCGCGTGGCCCCGGAGGCCCTCGCCCGGAGAACCAGACCGTGACCACGTCCGCCCAGCACTCGTTCTTCCGCCGCTACCTGCTCCCGGGATTCGTCTTTCAGTCGGTGGTCATCGCAGGCGGGTACGGCACCGGACGCGAACTCGTGGAGTTCTTCCTCACGCAGGGTCCCCGCGGCGGCCTCATGGCCATGCTGCTGGTGTCCACGGTGATCTGGAGCGCGACCTGCGCGGTGACCTTCGACTTCGCCCGCCGCTTCTCCGCCTACGACTACCGAACCTTCTTCCGCCGCCTCCTGGGTGGGCGCTGGTGGGTCGCCTACGAAGCGGCATACCTGGCGTTCCTCATGCTGGTTCTGGCGGTCATCGCGGCCGCGGCCGGCAGCATACTCGAAGAGACGTTCGGCATCAGCTACGCTGCCGGGGTGCTCGGCATGATCGCCGCCATCGGCTACCTGGTGTTCCGCGGGTCGAAGACCATAGAGCGCTTCTTCGCCGGCTGGTCCTTCGTGCTCTACGCCGTGTTCGTCCTCTTTTTCGTCCTCTGTTTCGTCTCCTTCGGGGGAGAAATCTCGCAGAGGTTCGCCGCCGTCCCGGCGGGCGAGGGCTGGCTCCTTGCCGGCGTGCGCTACGCCGCCTACAACCTCGCGACCATTCCCGGCCTGCTCTTCGTGATGCGGCACGTCGGCACCCGCCGGGAGGCGGTCTCGGCGGGCCTGCTGGCCGGCCCGATCGCCATCATCCCCGGGTTGCTCTTCTACCTCGCCATGGTGGGACAGTACCCGGAGATCCTTGACCGCACCGTCCCCGCGAACGCGCTGCTCGAAACGCTCGGCATGCGCTGGTTCCAACTCGCGTTCCAGCTGGCGCTCTTCGGAACCCTGATCGAGACCGGGGCGGGGATGATCCACGCGGTGAACGAGCGCATAGCGGCGGTCTACGCACGGCGCAAGGCGGAGATGCCCGCCCGCCTGCGCACCGGGATCGGCACAGGCCTGCTGCTCGGTGGCGCCCTCATCGCCCAATTCGGGCTGATCGACCTGATCGCGCGGGGATACGGGACCATGACCTGGGTCTTCCTGGCCGTGTACGTCGTACCGGTGCTCACCGTGGGCGTGTGGAAGCTGGCCCGCCGAGGCCCCGATCGGCCTTCTCGTCCCGGCGAGGCAACACTTTCGTAACAGAAGCGCGCAGCGCACCGGCGCCCGGTATCGGAGGGCCCGCCGTGCGGATAGGTTATGGTGGCCCCGGTTCCGACGCAGGGAGCGGGTATGCCCGATTGCAGCGATCATCCATGGAGGGAACCGAGAATGAGACGTAGCATGTCCACCCTGTTGTCGATCCTTGTCATCGCCTGCGGCGGCCGCGCCGAGAACGGTGCGCGCGCGGTGATCCAGAACAAGGGATCGGATACGCTG
Encoded here:
- a CDS encoding nitroreductase family protein encodes the protein MSVRLMPLEDYREYPVREMRARARAFREEVRRRRTVRDFSPRSVPRGIIEDCLLAAGSAPNGANHQPWHFVVVSDPTVKKQIREAAEDEERAFYRGRAPDEWLRALEPLGTDEHKPFLEVAPYLIVIFAESYALLPDGTRRKNYYVTESVGIATGLLITALHHAGLASLTHTPSPMGFLNRILGRPKNERPFLLLVVGYPADDARVPVIGKKSLREIATFSG
- a CDS encoding M20/M25/M40 family metallo-hydrolase — translated: MRLKGSDWRVIGGMLACFAVGACAGDDEAGDSLSGSSRDARAAAATITEADFLDRVAILAHDSMRGRATPSPEIEEAARWIAGELAAMGLEPGGGGGEFIQRYSFRPRIVDLEAPAIDAPNVAAVLTGSDPELRNEYVVFSAHMDHVGVRDPDASGDSIYNGADDDASGTAAVIEIAEAFAALEEPPARSTVFLLVSGEERGLHGSRAYADDPPEPVASGRMVANLNMDMVGRNWPDTIVAIGKEHSDLGATLQRVNAAHPELGMTAIDDLWPDENFYFRSDHYNFARNGVPVLFFFNGTHDDYHRPSDEVELIDAEKGARLTRLIFYLGLEIASAPEPPEWNPESRRMIVEMIENRR